Proteins encoded in a region of the Rutidosis leptorrhynchoides isolate AG116_Rl617_1_P2 chromosome 9, CSIRO_AGI_Rlap_v1, whole genome shotgun sequence genome:
- the LOC139867663 gene encoding tropinone reductase homolog At5g06060-like: protein MSTKDSRWSLEGMTALVTGGTYGIGYAVVEELAKFGARVHTCSRDEVKLNQCLHEWSLKGFIVTGSVCDASSRPQREHLLQNVASIFNGKLNILINNVGTNLSKFVTTEWTGEEYSMVMATNLESCYHISQLAHPFLKYSGNGSIVFMSSVAGLVNISAGSVYAATKGAINQLAKNLACEWATDNIRANSVAPWCTKTPLVKRVLGDKELMDKVVSRTPMKRVAEPNEVSSLVAFLCLPAASYITGQTIAVDGGFSVNCFP from the exons ATGTCGACTAAAGATTCAAGATGGTCTCTTGAAGGAATGACTGCTCTTGTCACTGGGGGTACGTACGGAATTGGCTACGCTGTGGTCGAGGAATTGGCCAAGTTTGGGGCAAGGGTGCACACATGTTCTCGCGATGAGGTTAAACTTAACCAATGCTTACATGAATGGTCTCTCAAAGGCTTCATTGTTACTGGATCCGTGTGCGATGCATCATCTCGTCCTCAACGTGAACATCTTCTACAAAATGTCGCGTCAATTTTTAATGGAAAGCTTAATATACTA ATAAACAATGTTGGGACAAACCTTTCTAAGTTTGTTACGACAGAGTGGACCGGAGAAGAGTACTCAATGGTTATGGCTACCAATTTGGAATCTTGTTATCACATATCTCAACTTGCTCATCCTTTTTTAAAATATTCTGGAAATGGTAGCATTGTGTTTATGTCTTCTGTTGCAGGTTTAGTCAACATCTCTGCTGGTTCTGTCTACGCTGCCACTAAAG GTGCAATAAATCAGCTTGCCAAGAATCTAGCATGTGAATGGGCCACCGACAACATTCGGGCCAATAGTGTAGCACCATGGTGCACTAAAACCCCGTTAGTCAAACGT GTGCTAGGCGATAAAGAGTTgatggataaagtggtgtctagaactCCAATGAAACGCGTTGCAGAACCAAATGAAGTGTCATCACTAGTTGCGTTCCTTTGCTTACCTGCTGCTTCTTACATTACTGGCCAAACAATTGCAGTTGATGGAGGATTTTCAGTTAATTGTTTCCCCTGA
- the LOC139867445 gene encoding tropinone reductase homolog At5g06060-like, translated as MASSTTKDSRWSLEGMTALVTGGTYGIGYAVVDELAKLGARVHTCSRDEVKLNQRLHEWSLKGFIVTGSVCDVTSRPQREQLLEKVSSIFNRKLNILVNNVGTNIRKPAEEYTAEEYSMVMTTNLESCFNICQLAHPLLKASGNGSVVFISAVGGLVSASSAGSIYGATKGAMNQLAKNLACEWAKDNIRTNSVAPWFTATPLVEALLNDKEFLDKLLSRTPLKRVAEPNEVSSLVAFLCLPAASYITGQTIAVDGGLSINAFS; from the exons ATGGCGAGCTCTACTACTAAAGATTCAAGATGGTCTCTTGAAGGAATGACTGCACTTGTTACCGGGGGTACATACGGAATTGGTTACGCTGTGGTCGACGAATTGGCCAAACTAGGGGCCAGGGTGCACACATGTTCGCGCGACGAGGTTAAACTTAACCAACGGTTACATGAGTGGTCTCTCAAAGGCTTCATTGTTACTGGATCCGTGTGCGATGTAACTTCTCGTCCTCAACGTGAACAACTTCTAGAAAAAGTCTCGTCCATTTTTAACAGAAAGCTTAACATCCTA GTAAACAATGTTGGGACAAACATAAGGAAACCAGCTGAAGAGTATACAGCAGAGGAGTATTCAATGGTGATGACTACAAATTTGGAATCTTGTTTTAATATATGTCAACTTGCACATCCTCTTTTGAAGGCTTCTGGAAATGGTAGCGTCGTGTTTATATCTGCTGTTGGGGGTCTTGTTTCTGCTTCTTCAGCTGGATCTATTTATGGAGCAACAAAAG gtgcAATGAATCAGCTTGCGAAAAATCTAGCATGTGAATGGGCCAAAGACAACATTCGGACTAATAGTGTAGCACCATGGTTCACTGCAACCCCACTAGTCGAAGCT TTGCTTAATGATAAAGAGTTTTTGGATAAATTGTTGTCTAGAACTCCATTGAAGCGAGTTGCAGAACCAAATGAAGTGTCATCACTTGTTGCGTTCCTTTGCTTACCTGCTGCTTCTTACATTACTGGTCAAACAATTGCAGTTGATGGAGGCCTTTCGATTAATGCTTTCTCATGA